The genomic region GTCGACCGGCGGCAGCTCTCCCGCCGCCACCAGCGCCGCCAGCATCGGCGCCTCCTTGTACTTGCCGGCCGGAACGGCCATCTCCGTGCTCGACTCCGCCCCCTCCTCGGTGGCGCCCGCCAGCAGCGCAAACGGCGCCAGCAACACCAGCGCCGCGCTCAGCAACACTCCCCTGGTAGTCATGGATCTCCTCCTTGCAGTGTCCGTGTTGGAATATTCTGCCACGGTAGTCCGCCCCTGCCGCCCGGTCAAGCTCGCGGCGAGCGGAGCGCCGCGGGCGCCGGCCGCGCGGACTTACACCAAGCGGGCCGTGCGCAGGCCATCCACCCGGTCGAACACGCGCTGGTTGTTGGCGACCGGCGGGCCGGCCCCTGTGCCGCGGGATTATGGAATGATCGGTCGCCCCTGTGATAGGATCGGCGGCATGGCTGAATACCGCGCCACCACCCTGCCGCACCCGGCGCAGCACGAGGTGCCATCGCTTGAGTTTCCCGGTTGCCGGCCGGTGCGCATTTCGCGCGCCGAGATCGCCCGCTGCGAGCGCCGCATCGAGTACTGGGACGCCACGACCGAGATCGCCATGGTGTGTGATCCGGTCAGCGTCTACCACGAACACCCGGGCCAGCGACTCCTCCAGTTGGCGACACGGATCGCCCTGGTGCGCGGCTCGCCGATCGAGGCGTTCGGCGCCGCCGACCTCCTGCTGCGCGATGACGATGGCGCGTACCTGCGCATCCTGGAGGCCGACCAGACCGTGTATCTGCACCCGCGCACGACGCGGCCCACCGGTCCGGCAATCGAAGTGGGCAGCGACACGCTGCCGGACGTGGTGCTGGAGGTGGACAACACCACCGACGTGCGCCGCGGCAAGCTGGCGCTGTACGAGTCGTGGGGCTTCCCGGAGGTGTGGGTCGAGGTGCCCGAGCAGTCCTCGCCGAGCCGCCCGGCGGGTCTGCGTCCCGGCCTGACGATTCACCTGTTGGCGGGCGGCGTCTTTCGCACCGCGCCCGCCAGCCGCGCCTTTCCGAGCTGGACGGCGCAGGAGATCCACCGCGGGCTGAACGAACCGGAGTTGTCGGATGCCACCATGACGGCGTTGCGCCGGGTGGGGCGGGCACTGGGCGCCGTCGTTGGCACCGGGCCGGAAGACGACCCGCAACTGCGCGCCGAACGCCTGCGGGGCCGCGCCGCGGGCCATGCCGCGGGCCATGCCGCGGGCCGCGCCGAGGGCCATGCGGAAGGCCTCGCGGAAGGCCGGATCGAGATGACGCGAACCGCCGTGCTGCACGTGTTGAAGTCGCGAGGCATGGCGGTGTCGGCCGCGCTCTCCGGGCGTCTTCAGGGTGTCTCCGTCGCGGCACTGGTGCAGGCCGCGCTGCAGTGCCGCGACGAGGCCGACTTCCTGCGCCTCATTCGCCGGAAGCACACTCGATAGTGCGTACGTCGTGGACCCCAACTCACCTGCAAGCGAGCCCGTCCAGGTCTCTGTCGACTACCTTGCTCGAAACCCCGATCACTATGTGGCGAATATTGATATGCGACCCGACTCGCGGCATACTGACGCCCATGGCCGACCGGCAGACAAGGAACGTCTCGCTGCCCCGACACCAGGATGCCTTCGTGGACGCTCTGGTGTCGGCGGGACGTTATAGAACCGCCAGCGAAGTGGTCCGGGAGGGACTGCGCCTGCTGGAGCAGACCGAGCATCGCCGCCTCTTGGAGAAATGGATCTACGATGGACTGAGCGAACAGGAAGCGGAGCAGCTTCCCGAGGATCTGAAGGCGCGGGCGCGGGCTCACCTCCGCGGCCTGGTTGACGCGGCGATGCAGGACGTCGGGCACGGCCGCGTAACCGACGGACCCACCGCGATGCGGCGCTTGCGCAAGCAGCTCGAGGCACAGTCGGATTGACGGCCGGCTACCAGCTCACCGAGACTGTCGCAGCGGAGCGCGCGCACCACTGACGACGATGGAAAGTCCTGCCATGGCGGAGTTTGTCTATGAAGGATCGAAGGCCAGGGAGGTTTCGTTTCCGCTGGGCGGGATCGGCAGCGGCTGCATCGGCCTGGCGGGTGACGGGCGGCTGGTCGACTGGGAGATCTTCAACCGGCCCAACAAGGGCGGCGCCAACGGCTACACCCACTTTGCCGTCAAGGCGGAGCGAGACGGCGAGGTGCTCGATGCGCGCGTGCTGCAGGGGGATCTCCTGCCACCCTACACCGGAAGCCTGAAGGCGGGAGGCGGCAGCACGCCGTTCGGATCGGGTCCGCCGCGCAGCCATCTGTCGGCGGCGCCCCACTTCCGCTCCGCGAGCTTCCGTGGCGAGTTCCCGGTCGCCGCGCTGTCGCTGCGCGACGACGCGTTTCCCGGCGCCGTGACCATCACCGCGTTCAACCCCTTCATTCCGCTCGACGAGGACGACTCCAGCATCCCGGCGGCGTTCTTCGAGGTGGAGATCCACAACCCCCCTGACGCCGCGCTGACCTATACCGTCTGCCTGTCGGTCAACAACCCGGTACCGGGAGCCGCCAAGATCAACCGCGTTCTGCGGATCGATGGGCTCTCCATGATCGAGATGCGCGCGCGCGGTCCGGGTTGGGATGGCCCGGCGGTGGGAGACATGACCGTGGCCACCGACGCGCGCGAGGTGAGCTGGCAGGAATACTGGCGGCGCGCCGCCTACAAGGGCATCTGGATCGACGACGTGAGCGCCTACTGGCGCGATCTCTCGGCTCCGGGGAGGTTCGCGAACAGGCCTCGCGATGAGATCCGCGCACGTGGGGCAGGACTGCGCAGCGCCCACTGCTTGCTGGCGGCTCATCTGAAGGTACAGCCGGGCTCGCATGGCAGGGCGAGATTCGTGCTGGCCTGGAACTTCCCCGTCTACACCAACTACTGGAACCCTGCGCCGAACGATCCGGCAAACGGCAAGCCCGCGTCCAACAGTTGGCGGAACTACTACGCCACGCTGTGGAAGGACTCGGGCGACGCGGCGCGCTACGCGCTCTCGAACTGGGACCGGCTGTACCGGGAAACGGTGTCGTTCAAGGATGCGCTGTTTTCTTCGACCCTGCCCGCGGCCGTGGTCGATGCGGTGTCCGCGAACCTGTCGGTGCTCAAGAGCCCGACCGTGCTGCGCCTGCAAGACGGCACCTTGTACGGCTTCGAGGGCTGCCACCCCGACGAAATATGCTGCGAGGGGAGCTGTACCCACGTGTGGAACTACGCGTACGCGCTGCCGTTCCTGTTCCCGCGGCTGGAACGCGGCATGCGCGAGGCCGACTACCGCTACAACCTGCGCGAAGACGGCGGCATGAGCTTTCGCCTTCAGCTCCCCCTCGGCCGCGGGCGGTCTCCGTTCCGGCCCTGCGCCGACGGCCAGTTCGGCGGCATCGTCAAGGTGTACCGGGACTGGAAGATATCGGGCGACACCGAGTGGCTGGCCCGGCTCTGGCCCGCCGTCAGGAAGAGCCTGGCGTTTGCCTGGTCGCCGGACAACCGCGACCGGTGGGACCGAGACCGGGACGGCGTGCTGGAGGGCCGGCAGCATCACACCCTCGACACCGAGCTGTTCGGCCCCAACTCCTGGCTCACCGGATTCTACCTGGCCGCCCTGAAGGCCGCCGCGGAGATGGCCGAGCACCTCCGGGACGCGGGCGCCGCGGCCGAGTTCCGCGCCCTGTTCCACACCGGGAAAC from Spirochaetaceae bacterium harbors:
- a CDS encoding GH116 family glycosyl-hydrolase, with protein sequence MESPAMAEFVYEGSKAREVSFPLGGIGSGCIGLAGDGRLVDWEIFNRPNKGGANGYTHFAVKAERDGEVLDARVLQGDLLPPYTGSLKAGGGSTPFGSGPPRSHLSAAPHFRSASFRGEFPVAALSLRDDAFPGAVTITAFNPFIPLDEDDSSIPAAFFEVEIHNPPDAALTYTVCLSVNNPVPGAAKINRVLRIDGLSMIEMRARGPGWDGPAVGDMTVATDAREVSWQEYWRRAAYKGIWIDDVSAYWRDLSAPGRFANRPRDEIRARGAGLRSAHCLLAAHLKVQPGSHGRARFVLAWNFPVYTNYWNPAPNDPANGKPASNSWRNYYATLWKDSGDAARYALSNWDRLYRETVSFKDALFSSTLPAAVVDAVSANLSVLKSPTVLRLQDGTLYGFEGCHPDEICCEGSCTHVWNYAYALPFLFPRLERGMREADYRYNLREDGGMSFRLQLPLGRGRSPFRPCADGQFGGIVKVYRDWKISGDTEWLARLWPAVRKSLAFAWSPDNRDRWDRDRDGVLEGRQHHTLDTELFGPNSWLTGFYLAALKAAAEMAEHLRDAGAAAEFRALFHTGKRWVDAHLFNGEYYHQLVDLTDKSTLEELIEDDATVVDGETGRTAARRDWDEYWDAGGGQINYQVAEGCGIDQVVAQWHANLSGLGDIFDRGQRRTALRSIFRYNFVRAMRHTFNPRRVFSLNDESGVLTCSYPRGRPNTGIPFAEETMSGFEYQAAGHMIQEGLVDEGIEIVQAIRARYDGEKRNPWNEMECGSNYARAMSSYALLPALSGFTFDMTRGEIGFHPRQDLPAQRFFWCLRSAWGTVELRKDRIVLSVLHGSIALQRFNAGPLLERDVTAATLDGQELPYAQRQKSLILGQPTHLEAESTLRLELRSGREEPRRISAGSPLRRARTRPPSPR
- a CDS encoding type II toxin-antitoxin system ParD family antitoxin, which encodes MADRQTRNVSLPRHQDAFVDALVSAGRYRTASEVVREGLRLLEQTEHRRLLEKWIYDGLSEQEAEQLPEDLKARARAHLRGLVDAAMQDVGHGRVTDGPTAMRRLRKQLEAQSD